The following are from one region of the Quercus robur chromosome 1, dhQueRobu3.1, whole genome shotgun sequence genome:
- the LOC126690844 gene encoding transcriptional repressor ILP1 encodes MSSSNRAKNFRRRAGNDNDDNQNDDANLSSSFTTTTTTTARSAKPKPKKLLSFADDEDASAAETPSSTSKKTTSNSSSRPTTKHKITSLRDRQSATATTTSSNVQPQAGTYTKEALLELQKNTRTLAPSRPAVAASEPIIVLKGLVKPSSEQELDDEEEDRRNAEDTEAKLASLGIGKPTRDLSLFPDQATINAIRAKRERLRQSRAAAPDYISLDGGSNHGEAEGLSDEEPEFRGRIAMFGEKKTETVTMKKGVFEDVDERGIDVNFGKKDSGEDEGVDEDEEEKIWEEEQFRKGLGKRMDDGTGRVAAVTATSAVPVVHSVQQQQQQQQKFVYPAVMSVSGVPSIGGAVGASQGLDAMMSIPKQAEIAKKALQENVKRLKESHGRTMSSLTKTDEDLSASYANITAFGKSLSIANDKFIFMQKLRQFVSVICDFLQYKAPYIEELEEQMQKIHEERASANLERRAAENDDEMEVEVAVNAATSVFSKKGSSAEMVAAATSAAQAASAAVREQTNQSVKLDEFGRDMNRKKHMDMTKRADHRKARFDSKRIASMELDSSNQKIEGELSSDESDSELQLFEHRQKSLIQIADEIFSDAAEEYSQLSVVKEKFEKWKRDYSASYHDAYMALSVPEIFSPYVRLELLKWDPLHEDVDFFDMKWHSLLFNYGVPNDGSDFGSDDADANLVPELVEKVALPILHHEIAHCWDMLSTQETKNAVNATNLVTNYVPASSEALSDLLVAVRTRLADAVANLTVPTWSPLLLKAVPSAARVAAYRFGRSVRLMRNICLWKEILALPVLEKLVLDELLFGKVLPHVRSITTNVHDAITRTERIIASLSNVWAGPNVSGERSHKLQALVDYLLLLGKTLEKRHVIGITESETSGLARRLKKMLVELNEYDNARDIAKTFHLKEAL; translated from the exons ATGAGCAGCAGTAATAGAGCCAAGAACTTCCGCCGCCGCGCCGGTAACGATAACGACGACAACCAAAACGACGACGCCAATCTCTCCTCCTccttcaccaccaccaccacaacgaCTGCCCGTTCCgccaaaccaaaaccaaaaaaactcCTCAGCTTCGCAGATGACGAAGACGCCTCCGCCGCTGAAACACCCTCCTCCACCTCCAAGAAAACCACTAGTAACTCCTCTTCTCGCCCAACAACCAAACATAAAATCACTTCTCTCAGAGACCGCCAATCGGCGACCGCCACAACCACCTCCTCCAATGTTCAACCCCAAGCCGGCACTTACACCAAAGAAGCCCTCTTAGAACTCCAGAAAAACACTCGAACACTTGCGCCTTCTCGTCCGGCCGTGGCGGCCTCTGAGCCCATCATAGTCCTCAAAGGCCTCGTCAAACCCTCCTCTGAACAAGAATTGGAcgacgaagaagaagataggCGTAATGCTGAGGATACCGAGGCGAAATTGGCTTCGTTAGGGATTGGAAAACCTACGAGGGACTTGTCGTTGTTTCCTGATCAAGCTACTATCAATGCTATTCGTGCCAAGAGGGAGCGGTTACGGCAATCACGTGCCGCTGCACCTGATTATATCTCATTGGATGGAGGCAGCAATCATGGTGAGGCTGAAGGGTTGAGCGATGAGGAGCCAGAGTTTCGTGGCCGAATTGCAATGTTTGGGGAGAAGAAGACTGAGACAGTTACAATGAAGAAGGGCGtgtttgaagatgtggatgagaGGGGAATTGATGTGAATTTTGGGAAGAAGGATAGTGGTGAGGATGAGGGAGTGGATGAGGACGAGGAAGAGAAGATATGGGAGGAAGAGCAGTTTCGGAAGGGTTTAGGGAAGAGAATGGATGATGGGACGGGTAGAGTGGCTGCTGTGACTGCTACTAGTGCTGTTCCTGTTGTTCACAGTgtgcagcagcagcagcagcagcagcagaagTTTGTTTATCCTGCGGTGATGAGTGTGTCAGGAGTGCCAAGCATAGGTGGGGCAGTTGGAGCCTCACAAGGTTTGGATGCCATGATGTCGATACCCAAGCAAGCTGAGATTGCTAAAAAAGCTTTGCAGGAGAATGTGAAGAGGCTCAAG GAATCTCATGGCAGAACCATGTCTTCATTGACAAAGACTGATGAAGATTTGTCTGCCTCATATGCGAATATTACTGCTTTTGGAAAGTCCCTGTCTATTGCCAATGATAAGTTCATTTTTATGCAAAAGCTTCGCCAATTTGTTTCAGTTATATGTGACTTTTTGCAG TATAAAGCTCCCTACATTGAGGAACTTGAAGAGCAGATGCAGAAAATTCATGAAGAACGTGCTTCAGCTAATTTGGAAAGGCGGGCTGCTGAAAATGATGATGAAATGGAGGTAGAAGTAGCTGTGAATGCAGCAACATCTGTTTTCAGTAAAAAAGGTAGTAGTGCTGAAATGGTTGCGGCAGCCACTAGTGCAGCACAGGCAGCATCTGCTGCtgtaagagagcaaacaaatcAATCGGTAAAGTTAGATGAGTTTGGTAGAGATATGAACCGGAAGAAGCATATGGACATGACAAAGAGGGCTGACCACCGGAAAGCTAGGTTTGATTCTAAGAGAATTGCATCGATGGAATTGGACAGTTCAAATCAAAAAATAGAAGGCGAGTTAAGCTCTGATGAGAGTGACAGCGAACTTCAATTATTCGAACATCGCCAAAAGTCGTTGATCCAGATTGCTGACGAAATTTTCAGTGATGCTGCTGAGGAATATTCTCAACTTTCAGtggttaaagaaaaatttgaaaagtggAAGAGAGATTATTCAGCAAGCTACCATGATGCTTACATGGCATTAAGTGTTCCTGAAATCTTTTCTCCATACGTGAGACTGGAGCTGTTGAAGTGGGACCCACTCCATGAGGATGTAGATTTTTTTGATATGAAATG GCATTCATTGTTATTCAATTATGGTGTGCCAAATGATGGAAGTGATTTTGGATCCGATGATGCTGATGCTAACCTTGTCCCTGAACTGGTGGAAAAGGTAGCACTCCCAATTTTGCATCACGAAATTGCCCACTGCTGGGACATGCTCAGTACACAAGAGACGAAGAATGCAGTTAATGCCACAAACTTGGTTACAAATTATGTTCCAGCTTCCAGTGAGGCTCTTTCAGATTTATTAGTAGCTGTTCGCACTCGTCTAGCTGATGCTGTTGCTAATCTAACG GTCCCAACATGGAGCCCACTTTTATTGAAGGCTGTGCCAAGTGCTGCACGAGTAGCAGCATATCGATTTGGGAGGTCTGTTCGTTTGATGAGAAATATCTGCTTGTGGAAGGAAATTCTTGCTTTGCCTGTTCTGGAGAAGCTTGTTCTTGACGAGCTTTTGTTTGGAAAAGTTCTACCTCATGTACGAAGCATTACAACAAATGTTCATGATGCAATCACAAGAACTGAAAGGATCATTGCATCTCTATCTAATGTATGGGCAGGTCCAAATGTCTCAGGTGAACGCAG CCACAAGTTGCAAGCACTGGTTGATTATTTGCTGCTACTTGGAAAGACCCTGGAGAAAAGGCATGTGATTGGTATTACTGAGAGTGAGACGAGTGGGCTTGCCCGGCGATTGAAGAAGATGCTGGTTGAGCTCAATGAGTATGACAATGCTAGGGACATAGCCAAGACCTTTCATCTGAAGGAGGCATTGTAA